One segment of Brassica napus cultivar Da-Ae chromosome C3, Da-Ae, whole genome shotgun sequence DNA contains the following:
- the LOC125584068 gene encoding splicing factor 3B subunit 6-like protein: MTTISLRKQNTRLPPEVNRVLYVRNLPFNITSEEMYDIFGKYGAIRQIRIGCNKDTKGTAFVVYEDIYDAKNAVDHLSGFNVANRYLIVLYYQHAKMSKKFDQKKNEEEVAKLQEKYGVSTKDK; encoded by the coding sequence ATGACGACAATCAGTCTCCGCAAGCAAAACACGAGGCTCCCACCTGAGGTGAACCGCGTGCTCTACGTCCGTAACCTCCCCTTCAACATAACGAGCGAGGAGATGTACGATATCTTCGGCAAGTACGGCGCGATTCGCCAGATTCGCATCGGATGCAACAAGGACACGAAAGGAACTGCCTTTGTCGTGTACGAGGATATCTACGATGCTAAGAACGCCGTCGACCATCTCTCGGGCTTCAACGTGGCGAATCGGTACCTGATCGTGCTCTACTACCAGCACGCGAAGATGAGCAAGAAGTTCGACCAGAAGAAGAACGAAGAAGAGGTTGCTAAGTTGCAGGAGAAGTATGGTGTCTCTACCAAAGATAAGTAA